One Egicoccus halophilus genomic region harbors:
- a CDS encoding phage holin family protein has translation MGIVVRILINAAALWVAVAVLPGLEFTGTWLALLGVALLLGVINVIVKPVLSVLSLPLVVLTLGLFLLVVNAIVLAIVIALSNAFDLGLTSDGFGWTFLGAVVVSIVSWGLESVTGTR, from the coding sequence GTGGGCATCGTGGTACGGATCCTGATCAACGCGGCAGCACTGTGGGTCGCCGTCGCGGTCCTGCCCGGACTCGAGTTCACGGGCACGTGGCTCGCACTGCTGGGCGTCGCACTGCTGCTGGGCGTGATCAACGTGATCGTCAAACCGGTCCTGAGCGTGCTGTCGCTGCCGCTGGTCGTGCTCACCCTCGGGTTGTTCCTGCTGGTGGTCAACGCCATCGTGCTCGCGATCGTGATCGCCCTGTCGAACGCCTTCGACCTCGGGCTCACCTCCGACGGCTTCGGCTGGACCTTCCTCGGCGCGGTGGTGGTGTCGATCGTCAGCTGGGGTCTCGAGAGCGTGACCGGCACCCGCTGA
- a CDS encoding IS110 family transposase, whose product MDALFVGHDWAEDHHDVHLQDREGRQLAQVRLADGVEGIARFHALIAEHAQDPASVVIATETDRGLFVAALVAAGYRVFAVNPVSTAAYRTRHSTSGAKSDPGDAKVLADLARTDVHNHRPVAGDSELAVAVKVLARAHQGLVWTRQRQANQLRSTLREFYPAALEAFDDLASGDALALLAVASTPEQGRRLSRSKIAAALRRGGRQRNIDRRTIEIQTALRAEHLHAPAIVADTMGEVVSSLVAVIATIQTQISQLEQQLNERFEAHPDAKIIRSLPGLGMILGARVLAEFGDDPNRYDTAKSRKNYAGTSPITKASGKHHVVLARYARNKRLADACYQWAFSAITASPGARAFYDQRRAAGDTHHRALRALGNRLVGILHGCLRHHTLYDEHIAWAHRLTLAA is encoded by the coding sequence ATGGATGCGTTGTTCGTAGGACACGATTGGGCAGAGGATCATCACGACGTTCACCTGCAGGACCGCGAGGGTCGGCAGCTCGCGCAGGTGCGACTAGCTGACGGGGTCGAAGGGATCGCCAGGTTCCATGCCCTGATCGCCGAGCACGCCCAGGACCCGGCCAGCGTGGTGATCGCGACAGAGACCGACCGGGGCCTGTTCGTCGCCGCGCTGGTGGCTGCCGGCTACCGGGTGTTCGCGGTGAACCCGGTCTCGACCGCCGCCTACCGGACACGGCACTCGACCTCGGGTGCGAAGTCCGACCCCGGGGACGCCAAGGTGCTAGCCGACCTGGCCCGCACCGATGTGCACAACCACCGGCCCGTGGCCGGCGACAGCGAGCTCGCCGTCGCGGTCAAGGTGCTCGCACGGGCCCATCAGGGGCTGGTGTGGACCCGTCAGCGGCAGGCCAACCAGCTGCGCTCGACGTTGCGGGAGTTCTACCCCGCTGCACTCGAAGCGTTCGACGATCTGGCGTCGGGTGACGCGCTGGCGCTCTTGGCGGTTGCGTCGACGCCTGAGCAGGGCCGGCGGCTGTCACGATCCAAGATCGCCGCGGCACTCCGGCGTGGGGGCCGGCAACGCAACATCGACCGGCGCACCATCGAGATCCAGACCGCCCTGCGCGCCGAGCATCTCCACGCCCCCGCCATCGTCGCCGACACGATGGGCGAGGTGGTGTCCTCGCTGGTCGCGGTCATCGCCACGATCCAGACCCAGATCAGCCAGCTCGAACAGCAGTTGAACGAACGTTTTGAGGCGCACCCGGACGCCAAGATCATCCGTTCCCTGCCAGGACTGGGGATGATCCTCGGCGCCCGGGTGCTCGCAGAGTTCGGCGATGACCCGAACCGCTACGACACCGCGAAGTCTCGCAAGAACTACGCCGGCACGTCACCGATCACCAAAGCCTCCGGCAAACACCACGTCGTGCTCGCCCGCTACGCCCGCAACAAACGCCTGGCTGACGCCTGCTACCAGTGGGCCTTCTCCGCCATCACCGCCAGCCCCGGCGCACGCGCCTTCTACGACCAACGCCGCGCCGCGGGCGACACCCACCACCGCGCCCTGCGCGCCCTCGGCAACCGGCTCGTGGGCATCCTCCACGGCTGCCTACGCCACCACACCCTCTACGACGAACACATCGCCTGGGCACACCGGCTCACCCTGGCTGCTTGA
- the hrpB gene encoding ATP-dependent helicase HrpB — translation MSARPQPSTDLPVEAVLPAVTDGLAGAGRVVLEAPPGAGKTTRVPLALLASGLDGRLVLLEPRRVAARAAARRLAEALGESVGGTVGLTTRDDRRTSRRTRIEVVTEGVLLRRLQRDPALDGVGTLFFDEFHERNLESDLALAFALESRSALRDDLRVLVASATLDGGRVAALLAGPSAPAGAVPVVRASGRRHAVTVEHRDRPAPGRLADAVADAVARVLVEVPGDVLVFLPGVAEISRSARELGRRALPATVDVRALHGRLPAEEQDRALSPAVAGRRKVVLATDVAESSLTIEGVRVVVDAGLAREPRFDPRTGMTGLVTVPASRAAAEQRSGRAGRTAPGHCVRLWPATEHPSRDAFPRPAIRTDDLTGAVLEVAAWGAAVEELALLDQPDPAGWYRARETLTELGALDGEGRITRHGRRLAGLPVHPRIGQLLVRGRDLGLGSLAVEIAAVLGDRDPVRVRHPASVADLGVRLAALRGTPLPGDAAVRPGARARLRREVGRLERACEALPAPRAPAPELDEDRSVGVLVALGWPDRVGQARGGRGSFLLANGRGARLPDADVLADEPLLAVAAVDRGEREARIHLAAPLDPEVARELLEDEVTVVEEVAWRAGDVVTERREQFGALVLRRSPLADPAPDAVLDALLDGLREQGLGLLGWSAADRQLQARAQLVHRELGAPWPDVSDAALTATLDTSLAPFLLRARRRADLRRVSVADVVRARLPGGGRELDRLAPEAVVVPSGSRVRLDYTGLRPVLAVRLQELFGATTTPAVVDGRVPVVLHLLSPARRPVQITDDLAGFWERAYPQVRAELRGRYPKHAWPQDPRTARPLRGTRR, via the coding sequence ATGTCCGCCCGCCCGCAACCGTCGACCGACCTCCCCGTCGAGGCCGTCCTGCCTGCCGTCACGGACGGTCTCGCCGGAGCCGGTCGGGTCGTGCTCGAGGCTCCGCCGGGCGCCGGCAAGACCACCCGGGTGCCGCTCGCCCTGCTCGCGTCCGGGCTCGACGGGCGGTTGGTCCTGCTCGAACCCCGCCGGGTCGCGGCACGCGCCGCGGCGCGCCGGTTGGCCGAGGCGCTCGGCGAATCGGTGGGGGGCACCGTCGGACTCACGACCCGCGACGATCGGCGCACCTCGCGACGGACCCGCATCGAGGTCGTGACCGAGGGGGTGCTGCTGCGGCGGCTCCAGCGCGATCCCGCACTGGACGGCGTCGGCACGCTGTTCTTCGACGAGTTCCACGAACGCAACCTGGAATCGGACCTGGCGCTCGCCTTCGCGCTGGAGAGCCGCTCGGCGTTGCGCGACGACCTGCGGGTGCTGGTGGCGTCCGCGACGCTCGACGGCGGGCGCGTCGCCGCGCTGCTGGCCGGTCCGTCCGCCCCGGCGGGTGCCGTTCCGGTCGTGCGGGCATCGGGACGTCGCCACGCGGTCACGGTCGAGCACCGCGACCGGCCGGCGCCCGGCCGGTTGGCCGACGCGGTCGCCGACGCCGTGGCACGGGTGCTGGTCGAGGTGCCCGGTGACGTGCTGGTGTTCCTGCCCGGCGTGGCCGAGATCTCCCGCAGCGCCCGGGAACTCGGCCGTCGGGCGCTGCCGGCCACCGTCGACGTGCGCGCGCTGCACGGGCGTCTGCCCGCCGAGGAACAGGACCGTGCCCTGTCGCCCGCGGTCGCCGGCCGGCGCAAGGTCGTGCTCGCCACCGACGTGGCCGAGTCGAGCCTGACCATCGAGGGGGTGCGTGTCGTGGTCGACGCCGGTCTCGCACGGGAGCCCCGCTTCGATCCCCGGACCGGCATGACCGGCCTGGTGACGGTGCCCGCGTCGCGGGCGGCGGCCGAGCAACGTTCCGGACGTGCGGGTCGCACGGCCCCCGGGCACTGCGTCCGGCTGTGGCCGGCGACCGAGCACCCGAGCCGCGACGCGTTCCCGCGGCCGGCGATCCGCACCGACGACCTCACGGGCGCCGTCCTGGAGGTGGCCGCCTGGGGCGCGGCGGTGGAGGAGCTCGCCCTGCTCGACCAACCCGACCCGGCCGGCTGGTACCGGGCCCGCGAGACGCTGACCGAACTCGGTGCGCTGGACGGCGAGGGGCGCATCACCCGTCACGGTCGTCGTCTCGCGGGCCTCCCGGTGCATCCGCGGATCGGGCAGCTCCTGGTCCGTGGGCGGGACCTCGGGCTCGGGTCCCTGGCCGTGGAGATCGCCGCCGTGCTCGGGGACCGCGACCCGGTGCGCGTCCGGCACCCGGCCTCGGTCGCCGACCTCGGGGTCCGTCTCGCGGCGCTGCGCGGGACGCCCCTGCCGGGGGACGCCGCCGTACGGCCCGGCGCCCGGGCACGTCTCCGGCGCGAGGTCGGCCGGCTCGAACGTGCCTGTGAGGCACTGCCGGCGCCACGTGCGCCAGCGCCCGAGCTCGACGAGGACCGCTCGGTCGGGGTGCTGGTGGCGCTCGGCTGGCCTGACCGGGTCGGGCAGGCCCGTGGCGGACGAGGGTCGTTCCTGCTCGCCAACGGTCGTGGGGCCCGTCTGCCGGACGCGGACGTACTGGCCGACGAGCCACTGCTCGCCGTCGCCGCCGTGGACCGGGGCGAGCGCGAGGCCCGCATCCACCTGGCCGCGCCGCTGGATCCCGAGGTGGCACGCGAGCTGCTCGAGGACGAGGTCACGGTCGTCGAGGAGGTCGCCTGGCGCGCCGGGGACGTGGTGACCGAGCGACGTGAGCAGTTCGGCGCGCTCGTGCTGCGCCGCTCGCCGCTGGCCGACCCGGCACCGGACGCGGTGCTCGACGCGTTGCTCGACGGGCTGCGCGAGCAGGGACTCGGACTGCTCGGCTGGTCGGCGGCGGACCGGCAGCTGCAGGCACGTGCCCAGCTGGTGCACCGGGAGCTCGGTGCTCCCTGGCCGGACGTCTCGGACGCCGCACTGACCGCGACCCTGGACACGAGCCTCGCCCCGTTCCTGCTCCGTGCCCGTCGCCGCGCCGACCTGCGGCGTGTGTCGGTCGCCGACGTCGTGCGCGCCCGACTGCCGGGCGGCGGCCGCGAACTCGATCGCCTGGCGCCGGAAGCGGTGGTGGTGCCCTCCGGGTCGCGCGTCCGGTTGGACTACACCGGTCTGCGACCGGTGCTGGCCGTGCGGCTCCAGGAGTTGTTCGGGGCGACGACGACCCCGGCGGTCGTCGACGGTCGGGTGCCGGTGGTCCTGCACCTGCTGTCCCCGGCCCGTCGGCCCGTGCAGATCACCGACGACCTGGCCGGGTTCTGGGAGCGGGCCTATCCGCAGGTGCGTGCGGAGCTGCGCGGCCGCTACCCCAAGCACGCCTGGCCACAGGATCCCCGCACGGCCCGACCGCTGCGGGGAACGCGTCGCTGA